The genomic region TCCCCCGGCTCAGCTCCTCGCGGAGGAGCGTGAAGATCCCCACCGCCAGGCCTTCGCCGAACTTCAAGAGGAGGTTGCCGACGAAACCGTCGCAGACAGCCACATCGGCCGCTCCGCTGAAGAAGTCCCGGCCTTCAACGTTGCCGATGAAGTTGACGCCGGAGTGGCGCAGCAGATCCGCCGCCTGGATCACCGCCTCGTTCCCTTTGGTGTCCTCGGCGCCGTTGCTCATGAGCGCCAGGCGCGGCTCTGCGATTCCGAGCACCCGGTTCGCATAGACGCTGCCCATGATCGCAAATTGGAGGAGGTGCTTGGGGCGGCAGTCTACATTCGCCCCAACATCGACCATGATGGCGCGGCCCCGTAAGGTGGGCAACACCGCGGCGATCGCCGGGCGGTCGATCCCCTCAATGCGGCCGAGGGTGAGGAGCGCCGCGGCCATCGCCGCGCCGGTGTTCCCGGCGCTGACCACCGCATCGGCCTCGCCACGCCGGAGTGCCTCCGCCGCGACGAGGATCGACGCCTGGCGCTTCCGCCGGAGCGCCATCGCCGGCGCCTCCGCCATGCCAATGACCTCGGGGGCGTCCAGCACCCGAATCGGCAGCCCCGATTCCGGGTTGACCGATGCGAGCTCCTCGCTGACCCGGCTTGTCGGGCCCACCAGGATGACCTCGACGCCCAACTCCCGGGCGGCGAGGACCGCCCCCCCGACGACCTCCCGAGGGGCGTAGTCGCCGCCCATCGCGTCGATCGCGACTCGCAGCCTCGCTCCCTCCATCGGCGTCTCGGTCCGCTCCCTACCCGCCGGTTTTCTCCTCGGCGGGCTTGACCTCAATCACTTGCTTTCCCGCGTAATATCCGCACGCTGGACAGACCCGGTGGGGCGCCATCCGGGCATGGCACTGAGGACACTCCACCAGCGTCACCGGCTGTACCTTAAAGTGCGCGCGCCGGCTCGCCGTGCGCGCCTTGCTGAATCGCCGTTTTGTCAGTCCCATCCGTCACTCCTTCTCCGTCGTCGCCCCGCCCTTAT from bacterium harbors:
- the plsX gene encoding phosphate acyltransferase PlsX, giving the protein MEGARLRVAIDAMGGDYAPREVVGGAVLAARELGVEVILVGPTSRVSEELASVNPESGLPIRVLDAPEVIGMAEAPAMALRRKRQASILVAAEALRRGEADAVVSAGNTGAAMAAALLTLGRIEGIDRPAIAAVLPTLRGRAIMVDVGANVDCRPKHLLQFAIMGSVYANRVLGIAEPRLALMSNGAEDTKGNEAVIQAADLLRHSGVNFIGNVEGRDFFSGAADVAVCDGFVGNLLLKFGEGLAVGIFTLLREELSRGILVRLGVLLATPRLRALARRMDYTEYGGAPLLGVNGICIITHGSSKAKAIRNSIALAADSVHSRMVEAIRADIARLSHLSPGPAPTTPRDREPEGQLPLPQRSRADA
- the rpmF gene encoding 50S ribosomal protein L32 — translated: MGLTKRRFSKARTASRRAHFKVQPVTLVECPQCHARMAPHRVCPACGYYAGKQVIEVKPAEEKTGG